The Humulus lupulus chromosome 7, drHumLupu1.1, whole genome shotgun sequence region GGAAATTAGTTCCTAGAGGACAAACTCAGAGAGTCATTGGGTGTAGGTGGACTTTCATAAGAAAACCAGGGATTTCAGGGGTTGAGAAGTCTAGATACAAGGCTATACTCGTTGCAAAGGGGTATGCTCAATTGGAAGGGATTGACTATCATGACATTTTTTCACCTGTTGTTAAGATGACCTCCATTAGAATTATTTTAGCTCTGGTCGCAAAGGAAGACATGGAAATAGAACAACTAGACGTTAAAACAGCTTTCCTACATGGTACACTTGATGAAAAGATTTTTATGCAACAACCATAAGGATTTGAAGAAAGGAGGAATGTTGATATGGTGTGTCTACTACAAAGATCATTGTATGGATTGAAACAATCCCCAAGGCAATGGAATTAATCTTTCAATGAGTTTATGCTTAAAAGGAAATTCATGAAAAGCTAATATGATCACTGTGTGTATTTtcaaaaatacaactcaaaagatTACATAAGATTACATATACCTTTTgatctatgttgatgacatgctcataGCATGTAAAGACCTTGCTGAAATACAAAAGCTGAAAACTGCTCTTGCAATGGAATTCGAAATGAAGGATCTTGGCCCAGCTAGAAACATTTTGGGAATTGAAATCTCAAGAGACAGATCTCAAGGTATTCTTACTCTATCTCAACAAGCTTACATAGACAAAAttgttaaaaattttaatcttGAAGAGGCAAAATCAATCTTGACACCAATTGGAGCTCATTTTAAATTGTCTTCACTGAGCAAAGTCGAAGATGAAAATGACATGAAGGCTATTCCTTACTCAAATGCAGTAGGGAGTGTGATGTATGCAATGGTTAGCACTAGGCCTGACATTGCTTATGGAGTTGGCTTAGTAAGCAGATTTATGAGTAATCCCAGTAGAGATCATTGGAATGCAACTAAATGGCTAATTAAATATCTCAAAGGGGCAGCAAGTTTGAAGCTCAAATACTAAAATCAAAGTTCAGGCAACTTTATAAAAGGGTTTTGTGATTCAGATTATGTAGCAGACTTGGATAAAAGAAGTTCAATATCAGGTTATGTATTTCCCATTGGAGATAACACTATAAGTTGGAAATCGTCCTTACAACAAGTTATGGCTTTATCAACTACAGAGGCAGAATACATGGCCATTACAAAAGCTATAAAAGAAGGGTTATGGATCAAAAGATTCATAAATGAGCTGGGCAATATAATGAAGACAAGGCAGTCCTTTATTGTGATTCACAAAGTGCGATTCATCTCACCAAGAACAATATGTATCATGAACGCACAAAGCACATTGATATCAGATTACATTTTTTTCGTGACATCATTGAAGAAGGAGATATCGAGATAAAGAAGATCTTATCTGAAGATAATCCTGCTGATATGCTCACTAAAGTTATTCCGGTTGGTAAGTTCAAAAACACTCTGAACTTACTCAACATTGCCCCTAAATAGTAAGTTGATTTGTTTGGGAGTCCCTAGTCTTTTTCACTCACCGCTCATCATGACACAAAAGGTAGAATTTGTGGAGTTTGTGTCTTGATTCACTAAAGACATAAGTTAGTTATTACCGTTTTAAAAGTTAGTTAGTCTTATTGTTTTACTCTTTCTTTATTTTCTCTGTTCCAAGCCTATATATAAAGGCTTTTGTTCTTATtgtaattagtaaaaaaaattgtgtaagcTGAGAAGAGAGAAACAGAGTAGTACCAAGAGGAAAAGTTCTGGGGTGTACTTGAGAGATCTTAGAGAAGACTAAGTTGTACTTGAACTTTCTACATAGTGAAAAGACTAGGGAGTTTTACTCCCAACCTTGGATGTAGGACCATTAAGTGGTCTGAACCAAGTAAACTGTGGTGTTCATCGATTTTATTTCTTTCTGTTTTTCATTAAAGTTTATCTTCTTATTCAAAAGCTATTGTTGGTGTGTATGGGTATTATCTATTCTTGTGTGTGCAGGTGCTTCGGTCTGGGTGTTTTTCCTCACATCTTTCTTTGTGCTTTTTTATTTATGCAATTTTGTTCTTTACTGTATTGTGACTTTTGTTTATTGGTAGATCTGGCATTTACTTTACGCATGGCTCactttagcaaaaaaaaaaaatcaaattggcTGTAGAAGAGTCTCCAAACCTCCCAACACTTTACTTCATCGTGTGAGATTATTCTAGTGGTCTaacaattaatatatatttcattCATTTTGATCCCTTACTTTCTAATTGTACCATATTGATTGATGaattgtgttttgtctcattgaTCATATGCATTTAAATGTTGCACTTTTCTTGATAGAATAtatgtaattattatttttattattgtaaatattgtatatttaatttacaaGATCATTCGGTTGTAAAATCAAACAATTTCCTCTTTCTTAGCCTAACTTGTAGGCATAACAGTTGTATATCCTCTGTATATATTATCAACTAATGAAGACAAAAGGCAGGGATCGTATTCTTTCATGGTATCAGTCGCTTAGGTTATTCTTCCTCCTCAATACTTTCTGCAATCTTCTTCTCTGTATCAATGGCTGACTCAAAAATTCATTCAGCCACCACTGTCACGAATATCAAAATAGCCATCCCCATCACTCAATCTCGAAAGCGGCCAATACAACAACTGGCCAACTCTCTTCAAGCTCCATGCCCGCGCCCCCCTCGTACTTGACCACATCATCCCTCCTACGGAAGTTGCCGGCGCGATGACGGATGCCGAAACAGTGACTTGGAAGAGGATTGATGCCATTGTCATGAAATGGATTTATAGCACAGTTTCTTTGGATATTCTCAACACTATCATTGCTCCGGATGATGAAGCAAAAGATGCTTGGAACCGTGTAGCGGATTTGTTCCAAGACAACAAGAATACGAGGGTCGTTCACCTTGAAACCCAATTCACCAACACTCACCTTCGAGACTTCCCCAATGTTGCTGCATATTGCCAGCGACTTAAAGTGTTGGCTAATCAATTGGCAAACGTGGGAGCCAAAGTCTCCGACGATCgcatcactacaacaaaataggggttttatgactttatttgggagacattgaaagtctacaatgtctcccaacgGTGTAaaacattgtagggagtcattgtatatcaaattttttATAGTGCATGGTTCTCAAAATGATTTGAGGCTTGACAGAGGCTTTCACGGGGTTCGTCACCATCATTCAACACCGCAATCCTCTTCCGACTTTTGCACAAGCCCGTTCGATGCTTTCATTAGAAGAGGAAAGCATGAAACAACGTGTCTCTCTTGAATCATGTTCGGATTCCGCTTTGCTTATGAATTCAACTAATGATAATATTTCTGGTGGCAATAATTCTAAACAGCAGCAAGAAAATACAAATGGGCATAATAATTCCGGCAGTCGAAATTATAGTGGTTGTGGTGGGCGACGCAACAACTACCGCGGTGGTCGTAGCAACAATCGTGGTGGATCTCATGCCAAGGGACAGCAGCGACCTTCAGCACAGTCATGGCCGCAACAATGGTCTTCCATGTCCCCTTGGGCTCCCTGGTTACCTCACACTTGGGCTAGCCCACCTTGCCCATTTCCAACTACAAACTGGCAGATTCATCAACCATCTACAAAAGGAGTTCTTGGGCCTCAACCTTCCCAGGCTCACTACACAGCAGCAACCCCAAGTGAAAACTATGCACCTACAGACATTGATGTTGCTATGCACACTCTTTCACTCCATCAACCGGATAAAAATTGGTACATGGATACCGGTGCCACCTCACACATGACTGCCAATCAAGGTACTCTCTCGTCTTATTTTAATTTGAGCAAACATGATGGCATTATCGTTGGTAATGGTCATACAATTCTGATTCTTGGTTATGGAAGTGCCTTACTAACCCAAAAAAATCCAAGTTTGAACCTTTAAAATGTGTTGCACTCCCCTAAACTTATTAAAAATCTCATCTCAgttcccaaatttactaatgacaATATGGTGTCTGTTGAATTCAATCCATTTGGATTTTCTGTGAAGGATTTACAAACGGGGCAGCACCTAATGAGATGTAATAGCTCGGGCTATCTCTATCCCTTCACCAACCTTCGGGCCCCACCACCTTCCGCTTCGCCTTCTGCTTTTCCtgttttttcttttgatttgtgGCATTCTCGTTTAAGGCACCTTGGAAATGCCATTTTGAATTATCTTCGTAGTAGCAAtttgattaaatataataaggctTGCAATTTTTTTTCTGAATCTTGTCCTCTTGGAAAACACATTAAGTTGCCATTTAATGATTCTCGTTCTTTTACTATTATGCCATTTGATATAATTCACAATGACTTGTGGACATCTCCTATATTAAGCTCATCTGGTCATCGTTACTATGCTCTTTTTCTTGATAATTATAGTAATTTTTTGTGGACTTTTCCTATATCTAGAAAATCTCAAGTTTATTCTATCTTTTTATCCTTTAGAACATATATCAAAACTCAATTTGAATGAGAAATTAAACAATTTCAATGTGATAATGGCCGTGAGTATGACAATGGTCCCTTTCAGAAATTTTGTGAATTGAATGGTATGTATTTTCGCTTCTCCTGTCCACATACCTCTCCTCAAAATGGTAAAGCCGAacgaaaaataaaaactataaatAACATAGTTTGTACTTTACTTGCTCATGCTTCCATGCCACCCTCCTTTTGGCCTCATGCTCTCGAAATGGCAATGTACCTCTTGAATATTCTTCCTTCAAAGACATTATGCTTCAACTTTCCTACTCAAATTATTTATGGAAAAACTCCAGATTATACCCATCTTCGAGTTTTTGGATGTTTGTGTTACCCTTTATTTCCTTCCACCACCATCAACAAATTACAAGCCCATTCCACTCCCTGTGTCTTTTTAGACTATCCGTCAAACCATCGGGGTTATAAATGCTTTGATATTTCGAATCGAAAAATTATTATTTCCCGACATGTTATTTTTTATGAATCTAAATTTCTTTTTTCGACATTTCATACTCCCTCTCATACATCCTATGAATTTTTAGATGATGTTTTGCATCCCCAAATCCTTCACCAATTGCATGCACCTACTCCATTAGATCTGCAGACTCAGCCACCCACATCACCTACTGGGCCTCCCCCTTCTTCAGCCTCCTCGCCCACACACACCTCCCCCCCTTCCTCCCCAGCCCGTGCTGTACCACAGCAAACCCCCCAGCCCACTTCCCAGCCCACTCGCTCCTTTGTTCCTACTGCCACACCCACCACAGCATCCGTTCCACCTAGTCTGATTTCCTCCAACTCCATTCGACCTCCGCCAGTCCACCGAATGGGAACTAGGAGTTAGCATGGTATCCACAAGTCCAACTGTAAATACCATAACTTAAGTGCCCTCTCGACCACTACCTCTATCTCTCCCATACCCCGCAACCCCGTAAGTGCACTTCATGACCCGAATTGGAAATTTTCCATGCAGGATGAATATGATGCTCTTATTAAAAATAAGACGTGGGAATTAGTACCTCGTCCATCTGATGTTAATGTTATTcattgttagagaatattattttattgctcaatggaaaaggtggaaaaaccaaaaatacaactctatgcaaaaatacaatagacaaggtaattgattaaataaattttacaactcaattgctcaaaatacaagtaactagaaagatgtagaagaagaagattacaaactcaatactataataatacaagtaaataagaagaacaagagggacaaaagaagaaaacacaaacaaactctcacacaaccaaagtgtagagtagtggggatcaccaacttgaacaaggttcaagacctttgtccaaaagcttatttccccctattctctaagcactaagggatctctctaggaaatagctctctggaattatcaagccctttggtgtatttttcagccaagtgctttgtggatgaaaaatggtgtgtcttacaagtgagcattaggctcctatttatagagtttagagacaccctttgaatttcaaattccaccaacccccgtggctgttaccaatgattaatttggtgttttatggaattaaaatagagattttggagttacttggctgttggaaacgttcaaaattagaTAAAAACCAAATTAGTATGAATCTGccagccactagcgccgcggcccttggtcaatTTTagcaactatttttttttaagttttttccaaaacgttcaaatttattcccacttgattttgtaacttccatacacaatatgagagttaaaatcacatctctatcagccatttctcatatggctttaagaaattcatctcaatattgtgtaacaacaaatctacacaataatgagtaatatttgggagttacaaatttgtaactgattttgtaactccaaaatatgtcacatttggacacacacatgtgtccaattttgtgactctcaataatatgttacaagatgtgacaaatcacatttgtgtgacaaatcacatttgtgtgacaaatcacattatgtcacattatttaatctaacattatattattaaaataatataacattcattCAATGTGGATTTTTAGACATAAAAAGAAATCTGATGGTTCTTTTGAGAGGCATAAAGCTCGTATTGTAGGTGATGGCAGGTCTCAGCAAGCTGGAGTGGACTGTGATGAGACTTTCAGCTCAGTTGTTAAACCGACCACTATTCGTACTGTTTTGAACATTGCCTTATCAAAATCTTGGGTCATTCATTAGTTGGATGTCAAAAATGCATTTCTTCATGGTAATCTATCTGAAACTGTTTATATGCATAAGCCTTTGGGTTTCAAGGATGCAGTTCATCCTGACTATGTCTGCTTGTTGAAGAAATCACTCTATGGTCTTAAGCAAGCCCCTCGTGCCTGGTATCAACGTTTTACAGATTATGTGGCCACTATTGGTTTCTCTCACAGTGTATCTGATCATTCATTGTTCATTTACAAAAATGGTTCTGACATtgcttatattttattatatgttgatgatataattCTCACGACCTCCTCTGATGCTCTTCAATTATCTATCATGTCTCTTCTCAGTTCCGAGTTTGCAATGAAGGATTTGGGTCAGTTAAGTTATTTTCTGGGTACTGCAGTAACCCGGACTGCCCGTGGTCTTTTTCTCTCACAGAAAAAATATGCCGAGGAAATACTTGAAAGAGCAGGCATGGTAGGTTGCAAGCCTTGTCCCATTCCTATCCCTTAGATGTTTTTTCCCCTTACatttttttagttaaaaaaattctaCTATATAAATTAGGGATTGATGACAATTTATTTGTAAAACACAAATAATTCAAGCTCAATATGTTAACGTAATAATTAATTGAGATTTTAATACAGAAACATATAATTTAAAGCCAAGTTTGAGACACTAAATTTTAGGAACAAAATAGAATTAATTATGTTCAAGAagcaattaaaaatatattaaccATTTGGATAGTTTGATGGAAAATATACAAAGCCGACCccaaaatgattttaattttttttaaatattctgtttgtaaaatattttacgatttccttcttcttcttctttgtcttCTTTCACACAACactctatttcttcttcttcttcctaagTTTTTCCACAATGGTTGACCACCACCAGCCATGCATTGCCAATGTCGACATGCATGCGCCACACTCAAATATATTTGTCAGTTGccgaaacctagcctccaagctctttcACCCTACTCACTATATTGATCGCCATCGATGAAGAAGATAAGAGATTAGGCTTAAAATTTTATTACAGAGATCTAGTTATTTTATGCAATCTAGTGCTTTTTAAACACTGGCTACAAACATATTTAACTAAATTTACAAAATACTTCTATAAATATTAATTACCAAAATGTTTTTCTTTTGAATTAGTTACAAAATTATTTATGTAAATCTTTGTGACAATATATGTGTTTTTTAACTACGAATTAGTTTATATAAATGTCTTTTCGGTAAaaaaaatttgtgtgaatatcaTGATTTTGTCGCTcctatatttgtaattattttttgcagccatatttttcaatttttatttctatttttatgaattgcatatatttttgtaaattttcctAACTTATTTCTTTTAATTTGCTGTGACAGTTGTCATGCTTCTTATTTATGGtcgtttttttcttttcaatttaatGTTCTGTTGCTATTTCATGTCGTTTGTAATGTTTTGTCGCTTATCCATTCATGTCGTTTCTTTAATATTTAATGTCGTTTGTCCAATGGATTGTCCTTTTTCGAAATGATTGTCGCTCTTAGAATTTAATGTCagattttgtaattattattttgCCGGTTACCTTATTTAACGTTGTTTTTCCAATTCGATAAGTAAATTAATTATGATACTACAAACtacatatgtataaatatatctATACGCTAGAGAAATTCAGTGTTAAAAATGTAGAGGTCGATCATAATCACAGAAGTACATAATTTTTGACAAGTTGGTTTTGGTATACACTacaaaaaaatgtaatttttagtGACAACGTTTTAGTtacaacatatattttgtgtgactaaatgtcacttttagtaacaacaaaaaataatttgtgactaaaaagtcatacttaatcacaagttgtcactaatgtagttttagtcacaacctattatttttagtgataaagtttgttgtgactaaaaatatatttagtgacaacaaattgtgatttttgtgactaatacttttaaccacggactttttagtgatggcataaggaaaataatttttttttagtcacAAAGTTTTTGttttagtcacaaaatttattgtgactaaaGCTAAGGTTTTTTGTAGTGATAGTCGAAGTTAGTTAATTCATGGAACTAAAAACAATTCACACATATAATTAATTGTACTATTTCTGAGAATGAgacataaatgtaattttttttaatgtagtaGCATTGTATATCGCAAATAATTCAATGAAAGAATGGTAAAAATGTATGACCATTCTATTTATTACATGTTGAAAACAAATTATATAAAATACTGTTGAAACAAATAGCCTATAATTAGTTGATCGTGTAGCTTCTTCGCTATTACATTGTTATTAGTTGTTGTCATACCAGAATTGCTTCTGGAGATAGTTGATAACATTCTTGTCCACTTGGAAGGCTCTAGCAAGAATATCAGGGTTGAT contains the following coding sequences:
- the LOC133791342 gene encoding uncharacterized protein LOC133791342, which produces MTDAETVTWKRIDAIVMKWIYSTVSLDILNTIIAPDDEAKDAWNRVADLFQDNKNTRVVHLETQFTNTHLRDFPNVAAYCQRLKVLANQLANVGAKVSDDRITTTK